The bacterium genome has a window encoding:
- a CDS encoding tetratricopeptide repeat protein produces the protein MNLSNFLKIGSEYCDKAIIWIVFLMILIIPLIFDPHITSFDLAKVTAMRILTLVIIGLWLLKLTFFAQEYQFIKTPLDLPILAFLIISIAATITGIHPIMSLVGEYKRYDGLISTINYIFIYYIAVNFLRQRKYLKRTVAVISFAGVLVAGCGILQSYGIDLTRWESGIISTMGNPNFLGGYLAIVFFLPLTLFFLVSSKKIGNPKSQIPKSQVMKIIFLGISLVSLLLIYKCFSLLAHRGGALGLGAGILLFGILLAKQFLKNKMRTIVILSVMCLATILFFIKGQSGLVQKFTSTIAVEKEEGKAIPTLKFTSTAETRFYIWQTGLEIIKKYPLLGVGPDALRMASTQCEKIEFIRTEGGRNCLIDKAHMEVLDMAITRGLLGLAAYFWIIILLFVVVYKTYSSIKEENRILLVGVLSAVLSYLVQNEVGFGIIATSSLFWLLLGMAIPIAIPKPQFTKPFKLHILPRIIICFPLLILIYYLISLSLRPYIADIYYKNGLAMISQGNIDQAIASYDRALGYNPLEEFYYGEVLNAYDMKFKQTQDIVWLDKLIAKGEEAVRCNPLHAYYYNLLSAVYGEKYVRGDPTYAEKSIEASKKALKCKPLFADPYNNIAAIYVRQERYDEAIKEMEQASQLFPDDPNYLRILGELYQVKAQTNKAIDLLKKAIEYNPQNPDPYAKLGKIYFDQKRYKEAETQFKKAISLDAKNIFARNNLGTIYINQQRFKEARSEFEAVLNVAPGENYALQMLAMIKGH, from the coding sequence ATGAATCTCTCAAATTTCTTAAAGATAGGTAGCGAATATTGTGATAAAGCAATAATCTGGATTGTGTTTTTAATGATTTTAATCATTCCACTTATCTTTGACCCACACATAACCAGTTTTGATTTAGCCAAAGTAACCGCCATGCGGATATTAACCCTTGTTATTATTGGACTTTGGTTATTAAAACTCACCTTTTTCGCTCAAGAATATCAATTCATAAAAACACCACTTGACCTGCCAATTCTTGCCTTTTTAATTATAAGCATAGCCGCCACAATAACCGGGATTCATCCAATAATGAGTTTGGTCGGCGAATATAAAAGATACGATGGATTAATTAGCACCATTAATTACATATTTATCTACTATATTGCGGTTAATTTCTTAAGACAACGCAAATATCTTAAAAGAACTGTTGCTGTTATTAGTTTTGCTGGGGTTTTAGTGGCTGGTTGTGGGATATTGCAATCTTATGGAATTGATTTAACCAGATGGGAGTCAGGGATAATCTCGACAATGGGCAATCCTAATTTCTTAGGGGGCTATTTAGCCATAGTCTTTTTTCTCCCTTTAACTTTATTTTTCCTTGTATCTTCAAAAAAGATTGGAAATCCAAAATCCCAAATTCCCAAAAGTCAAGTAATGAAAATCATCTTTTTAGGGATTTCTTTAGTCAGTCTCCTCTTAATTTATAAATGCTTTTCTTTACTTGCACATCGAGGAGGAGCACTGGGACTTGGTGCCGGCATACTTTTGTTTGGAATCCTATTGGCAAAACAATTTCTTAAAAATAAGATGAGGACGATAGTGATTTTAAGCGTGATGTGTCTGGCAACAATCTTATTTTTTATCAAAGGGCAGTCAGGTTTAGTTCAAAAATTTACCTCAACCATTGCCGTAGAAAAAGAAGAAGGCAAGGCAATCCCAACTCTAAAATTTACCTCAACGGCTGAAACAAGATTCTATATCTGGCAGACAGGATTGGAGATTATAAAAAAATATCCTTTGTTAGGAGTAGGTCCGGATGCTTTAAGGATGGCTTCAACTCAATGTGAGAAGATTGAATTTATTCGCACCGAAGGAGGAAGAAATTGCCTGATTGATAAGGCTCATATGGAAGTGTTAGATATGGCTATAACTCGTGGGTTATTAGGTTTAGCCGCTTACTTCTGGATTATAATTTTACTATTTGTAGTTGTATATAAAACCTATTCCTCAATTAAAGAAGAAAACAGGATTTTATTAGTCGGGGTCTTATCGGCTGTGCTTTCTTATCTTGTTCAGAATGAGGTTGGTTTTGGAATTATCGCGACTTCTTCCTTATTCTGGTTATTATTAGGAATGGCAATACCAATAGCCATACCCAAACCTCAATTCACAAAGCCCTTTAAACTGCACATTCTTCCCCGTATTATCATTTGTTTCCCTTTATTGATATTAATTTATTATCTCATCTCATTATCGTTACGACCATATATTGCGGATATTTATTATAAAAATGGGTTGGCGATGATTTCACAGGGTAATATTGACCAGGCGATTGCCAGTTATGACCGTGCATTAGGATATAATCCGTTGGAAGAATTTTATTATGGTGAGGTTTTAAATGCCTATGATATGAAATTTAAACAAACTCAAGATATAGTCTGGTTAGATAAACTTATAGCTAAAGGGGAAGAGGCAGTCAGATGTAATCCTCTTCACGCATATTATTACAATCTTTTAAGTGCGGTTTATGGAGAGAAATATGTTCGGGGAGACCCAACTTACGCCGAGAAATCAATTGAGGCTTCTAAAAAGGCACTTAAATGTAAACCTCTATTTGCTGACCCATACAATAATATCGCCGCAATTTATGTTCGTCAGGAAAGATATGATGAAGCGATAAAAGAAATGGAGCAAGCCTCCCAACTTTTCCCCGATGACCCTAATTATCTCCGAATTTTAGGTGAACTATACCAGGTGAAAGCTCAGACAAATAAGGCAATAGACTTATTGAAAAAGGCGATTGAATATAATCCGCAAAATCCAGACCCTTATGCCAAACTGGGTAAGATTTACTTTGACCAAAAAAGATATAAAGAGGCAGAAACCCAGTTTAAAAAGGCAATCTCGTTAGATGCAAAAAATATCTTTGCCCGTAATAACTTAGGCACGATTTATATTAATCAACAGAGATTTAAAGAAGCAAGGTCTGAATTTGAGGCAGTCTTAAATGTTGCGCCAGGGGAAAATTATGCTCTGCAAATGCTGGCAATGATTAAAGGACACTAA